Below is a window of Clostridiales bacterium DNA.
CTTCAGTGCGGTTTCCTGCATGGCGTCCTGCCGGTCGGCTTCCGACCGGAGGAGCGCGCAGGCGATGCGGTACAGCATCGGCTCGCTCTCCAGCAGCTTCTGTGTAAACGGACGTTCTTCCATCATTTCATCGGTACCTCTTCGAAGGGGTTTTGTCTGTCATGACATCTATTAGACGGCCGGGGAAGGGAAAAAGTTAGGATGATCCAGAATACTGTTTTCCCGCCGGGAGTGTCAACGGGCATAAGGAAAACGGACAGGAAATTCCTGTCCGTTTGCTGTGCGTCTGCGACGCGGGCCTGCCCGGTTTACCGGAGGAGCGCGATCAGTTTGTCCCTTTGGGCGATGATTTCGGAAAGCAGGGGCGCATAATCCGCCTGCGCGCGGGCCCGGAGCAGCTCCGTGATTTCCTGCACCGGCGTGCAGATCGGGGTCAGGGCCAGGTTGCCCATGGTGCCCTTGAGGGCGTGGGCCAGTTCAAAGCCGCGCTCCAGGTCCCCGGCTTCCACGGCCTCCTTCAGCTTCCCGATGGAATCGTCCTGCATGGCGCGGGAGACCAGGCCCAGGTAAAAAGCCTCGTTGTTCATGCAGCGCCGGAGCGCCTCTTCCGTGTTCGCGCCCCAGGCGCGCAGGTTTTCAATGGTCAGCATGCCATTCCCTCCTTACCAGATACGGTTCAAATTCCCCCGCGGGCATGGGGCGCGCGAAGCAGTAGCCCTGAACCACGTCGCACCCCATCTGTTTCAGGACGTTCATCTGCTCCATGGTTTCCACGCCCTCCGCAACCATGGGCACATTCAGCAGCCGGGCGATGTCCAGCACGATTTCCAGCATGCGGGTACTGCCGTTTTCGCTGAAGGCGGTGCGGATAAACTGCATATCCAGCTTCAGCACGTCGACCGGCAGCGTGGAGATCATGTTCAGGGAGGAATACCCGCTGCCGAAGTCATCCATTTCAATCACAAAGCCCATATCGCGCAGGGTGTTGACGGTGCTGATGATCTGGGCGGTGTCCCGGGCATAGGCGGATTCCGTTACCTCCAGGTGCAGGTCGGAGTATTCCAGCCCGCTGCCTGCGACCAGGCCGCGAAGCGTTTCGGGAAGCTTCGGGTCCAGGATATCCACCCGGGACATATTCACGGATACGGGGACCGTGAACCCGAGGCGGCGCTTCCATTCGCCCAGCTGCGCCGCGACCTCGCGCCAGACGTAGTTGTCCAGCTCCCGGATGAGCCCGTTGCCCTCAAACAGCGGGATGAAGACGCCCGGGCTGACCATTCCCAGCTCCGGATGCTTCCAGCGCACCAGCGCCTCGGCACCGCACAGCACCGGGGTATCCGGGCGGATACTGTACTTCGGCTGGAAATAAACGACGAACTGCTTCTGCTCCAGGGCGGCCTGGAAGCTGTCCAGCAGGTGTTCGGCAAAGATTTCTTTTTCATGCAGCGTGTCGTCATAGAAGGCGACAGCGCTCTGGAAGCTCCCGCGGATCTGGTCCGCGGCGTTCTTGGCATGGTCGAAACGCTGGGAGATATCCATGGCCTTGTCCACACAGGAGTATACGCCGATCCGGACGCGGATGCGGTTCCCGCCATCCCCGCCGGCCGCCGCGGACACGCTGTCCGCGATCGCGTCATAGTCCTCCCGGTGCGGGCAGTACACCTGGAAGGTATCCGCCTCCCGGCGGCAGACAATCCCGCCGGAGGGAGCGACCAGGCGGCGGAGCTCCCGGCCGATCCGCCGGAGGACCTCGTCCGCGTAGGCTTTCCCGTAGCGTTCGTTGATCATATGGAAGTGATATACGTCCACAATCAGCGCGTCCGTCGGCTCATCCTTATGGAAGACGTCGTACCGGCCGGCGTAGCGGTAGAAGTAATCCCGGTTGTACAGGCCGGTGAGCTGGTCGCGCTCCGTCCAGCGGATCAGGTCCCGGTTTTCGGAAAGCTCGATGGTACGGCGGATCCGGGCGCGGATGATTTCGTTCATCGGGTAGGGCTTGGAGATGAAATCGCTGGCGCCGGAGTTGAGGCTTTCCACCTCGGCCTCCTTGTCGGAGGTGAGCACGATGACCGGGAGCCGGGAGGTGAGTTCATCCTCCTTCATTTTCCGCAGGATATCCAGGCCGTGGCCGTCCGGCAGGTTCAGGTCCAGCAGGACCAGGCTGAGCGTCTCCCGG
It encodes the following:
- a CDS encoding EAL domain-containing protein — protein: MTEREFISTMPDLPSADRRRLILIVEDEFVNREILRMILEQDYETAVAETGAEAMAFIRENRETLSLVLLDLNLPDGHGLDILRKMKEDELTSRLPVIVLTSDKEAEVESLNSGASDFISKPYPMNEIIRARIRRTIELSENRDLIRWTERDQLTGLYNRDYFYRYAGRYDVFHKDEPTDALIVDVYHFHMINERYGKAYADEVLRRIGRELRRLVAPSGGIVCRREADTFQVYCPHREDYDAIADSVSAAAGGDGGNRIRVRIGVYSCVDKAMDISQRFDHAKNAADQIRGSFQSAVAFYDDTLHEKEIFAEHLLDSFQAALEQKQFVVYFQPKYSIRPDTPVLCGAEALVRWKHPELGMVSPGVFIPLFEGNGLIRELDNYVWREVAAQLGEWKRRLGFTVPVSVNMSRVDILDPKLPETLRGLVAGSGLEYSDLHLEVTESAYARDTAQIISTVNTLRDMGFVIEMDDFGSGYSSLNMISTLPVDVLKLDMQFIRTAFSENGSTRMLEIVLDIARLLNVPMVAEGVETMEQMNVLKQMGCDVVQGYCFARPMPAGEFEPYLVRREWHADH
- a CDS encoding Hpt domain-containing protein — encoded protein: MLTIENLRAWGANTEEALRRCMNNEAFYLGLVSRAMQDDSIGKLKEAVEAGDLERGFELAHALKGTMGNLALTPICTPVQEITELLRARAQADYAPLLSEIIAQRDKLIALLR